TAATATGCACTTAATTAACACAATTAATTAATCTACTCAATATATACTCAAATTCTCAATAGCTTTGGAGCATGAAATTAGAAATCCTCCTATAATTACCACTAATAACCCTCTTAAGAGTGATTTAATATTGTATTCCCATCCCATCTTTCACCTAAAATCCTCTCAATCTCACTAGGGTTACAAGGTATAGTAAGTGCACGCCCATGATCAAACCCATACTCTTCAGCAGCTTTCTCCAATAATGTAAGAAACATTGGATGTGTTAAGTACCTTAAAGGTACCAGAAACCGTTTTGTTGATACTCCGTCTTTAGCCACCACGGCAAAATGTCCTACCTTTACATCCTTAGGTAAAACTTTCCCATAGAAATCATTTTCTTGCTGCTCTAATTCTTCGATGTCGGATATTGTTAGTTTCTTGCCTAATAATGAGAGTGTTCTTTGAACCTTCTCTATGGCTAATTTTAGTATGATCATCTTGTTTTTCTTAGACATAAGTTTAGAGTTTGTCATGCGTAAGAAATTTTTAATGTtggtttgttgttttttttggtGAAGGTTTTTAGTCTAATTTTGCTTGGGTTTTATAGCAGCGGAGAAGACCGGTAACGATGCACAAGCCAAGTAAAGATAAGATGGAAAAAGAAGAAAGCAAAAGAGGCacaaaaaaatatgaataaattttttattcgaCTTTCATTGCAtatgtcaaggaatcaacttaattaaaaatttaggtTGATGATTGAGGCTcttgaatatattatatacgcTAACACGCCCCTTCATATGAGGTGGATACAACACAAATCCTCCTTATACATGGCGCAAAATATTTCCCTTTAAAGGAAGGGTGATTGAAATTCGAATCCgtaacctcttgtcacgttggaatctgataccatgttaaagaatcaactcaaccaaaaagctTAAGCatatggttgaggccccatgatATATTATGTTAATATACTTTGATAGTATATAACAAACAAGACATCCATAAGAGCAAAGTTAATTGTACACAAACCCCGATGAAATTTATCCTAAACCTATTGTATGTATTAGACCGTTTCATCATGAGACGGACCTATATAATTGTtctatttttcataattaatcactttaaatttataagtcatcacttcaacacactaaatatatataaatcaactcaataaaaataattacatcgTGAtaccatttttaaaaaaattagtgtgtttataatttttcaatatatAATCATATGTAAGTTAAGAAGGGAGACCAAAGCATGTGCATTCAAGCATCTCATATAGTCATATATATCAACCCTGACTTGCAATGTCACTTTCGCATTGGCTGTCTTTCTATACTCCCATAACCATAAATTGCGTAATTAAATTTACTATGGATTTGGCTTATTGGCTACTTTGATCatttaaagtaatatttttattttaataaaaattatttgttgatttgcactgtttataagaaaaaattaggCTGAAAAGCTACAATGCAAAAAGCTAAAAAGTTAttatgagtatttttttttttttttggattaaaagtcaattttaattaGTTGTTACCCCTTTTATTTTGcctataatattataaaaatataaactgaggcaattcaaataaaaaactttttaacTATATTTACGTTAATAATAATTACTGTGTAGGGTTAATAACGAATAAAAAGCAAAAAGAGTTATATATTGATAAACATAGTTTTGAATGCTCAATAGACTTCTAATCTTGGTGAGAGTATTTGAGAGAGAACATGTTCCCTCCTTTCACACTGTAAAATGTACATTTGAAGTAAGGATGGTTGTACGCCTGTACTGAGCCTTCATGGTGGTTTTAAATATGTTCGCATGTTCAATTGTATATGACTTTAAAAATTGAaagacataataataattaataaattacacTGTTaatgaacttttaaaaaatttgttaatttttacttCGCCATTGTGAACTCAAACATAAtagcattttaaaaaaaatgtaactgAGAACGGtaatgtattagagttcgaacaatgtgttttaaactccaatattgccaagatcgagtgtatgagattttgtgacaaacaaattacgctatcaatgatatcgatgtttgtaggagaaagtaaagcaataaaacgacataaaaatttaacgaggttcacccaacttaggctacgtcctctggtgtgtagtatctcttatattatcaaaggagttcaaagaactctcaaatatggagaattacaatagagaagagatataggctagtgtttggctttgggtgtattttgtggatgattacaatgtgaatgagagctctctatttataagagagatcacactaagtaacattaagtatactAAAGTtatgattaaatgataatgaaacattcCCAAGTATTTGAAGAATCAAAACCAGTATCCTAGGAGTATCAAAGACTTCgatcgaccaaagcagaggctcgctcggtcgagcagcctggtcgagcggactataaaaagtttctggttgcattctgtctgcttgctcgacccattctgaagctcgctcggtcgagcggcacttcagagggcttctgacagtattgctcgacttgcatagttgagcatcttgaattaaacctttgaacttcttcattaagtcccataactcccttgATTAACTTATTAATTCATaccttaatcatcatcataaaccacaaatattaagactcatcttaatacacccattcatgacaaaCTTATGAGAtaccatcccaagagtcaccacataaatgcacacaccaaatgtgcactcaaatCACACCAATCATAACAGTAACAATGAAAACCATTTTGGGATAGAACATTCCAGAAGATCATATGTGGAACAGTGGAAGTATGTGGAAGTTTACAGAATCCCCTCGCACAAATTGACACATATGGCGTATGTAACTTTGCTCTTCTCACGATTGCCACATCCACCAAGATGACCCAAGTATTTTCCAACATTTATTGAGGGATGTTAATATATGCATCAGATTTTTGGATTTTAGAAAGAATTATAGAAGTGGTAGAAAGTGAGCTAGAATGATAAAAATGCAAATAATTTGACGAATGAGTAAGCAAATTTTAAAGAATAGAATTTGAAACGAATATGTTAGAAATAGATTAGAAGTCAACTTACtaaggaaaaataaaagaacacCATATTTGATGGTTTTGAAAATGTATAGAGTATAAATAAGTCAATAAGAAGATTGAAAATTGGAAATTTGGGATCTAAAAAAAGCAAGAAAGATAGCCTAGATAGTACAAGTGTATTCCTCTTATGAGATGTCTGTGGAAAAAATTTGATGGAATAGAGGGAGTAAATTTACTTTCAACCATTTTGTCGACAAGAGAGACAGTAAGTGTACTTCTCTGTCTTAACCATTTTGCCTTATCTATTTATAACACATAGGTTAAAGGATTGAGTAAAATAGTAAAGTATTTGATAATAAAAGAGGACATAGGAAGTAAAATGGTgagaaaatatcaaaaaaattgaaGCCAATTTATTGAAACAGACTATAATAAAAAACACGAATTTTTGTTTAGAACTGT
This genomic stretch from Amaranthus tricolor cultivar Red isolate AtriRed21 chromosome 9, ASM2621246v1, whole genome shotgun sequence harbors:
- the LOC130824037 gene encoding auxin-responsive protein SAUR50-like; translated protein: MTNSKLMSKKNKMIILKLAIEKVQRTLSLLGKKLTISDIEELEQQENDFYGKVLPKDVKVGHFAVVAKDGVSTKRFLVPLRYLTHPMFLTLLEKAAEEYGFDHGRALTIPCNPSEIERILGERWDGNTILNHS